One window from the genome of Paramisgurnus dabryanus chromosome 24, PD_genome_1.1, whole genome shotgun sequence encodes:
- the zbtb7a gene encoding zinc finger and BTB domain-containing protein 7A → MSSGAGGRGRWHGRTCGGAGEVEEGPVGIPFPEHSADLLGSLNQQRLSGLLCDVLLVAQEREFPAHRSVLASCSTYFHELFTSSLADRQKVYELDFVRPETLAALLDFAYTATLTVSRNSVVDILSAARVLEISPVQEVCTHLLDTKVLSPPAGSEQEDEEVEERGKNGKEQGIRLRAREYLEFFQRGAHWGSSCSTPELRDLPAHLHFSQRNGADSNGTPTGPADYYSPLAHALAQPHRDAEHEIDEERQNGALALARGKGAEALMSFYAPTQNGHFYLHQAEPKSERELDVAGEREQGSATALLQHMMEQKREQAMAGGGEKNRPESEEPDVEFYLKYFSTQQEEVNSAQMSPSLLPLWPTRSSGGGNQASGAGNSGEKKMRSKAYQKCPICAKVIQGAGKLPRHIRTHTGEKPYECAICKVRFTRQDKLKVHMRKHTGEKPYLCTQCGAAFAHNYDLKNHMRVHTGLRPYQCSSCFKTFVRSDHLHRHLKKDGCNGIPSRRGRKPRIRDPELLEGPLELHGPDADIERGQQHPDGDSGTSVMEENHGSRMHSPVPDGEGSEDLSLGQRDSIMT, encoded by the exons ATGTCGTCTGGAGCTGGTGGGCGGGGAAGATGGCATGGGAGGACATGCGGGGGTGCAGGCGAGGTGGAAGAAGGCCCAGTCGGTATCCCTTTTCCAGAGCACAGTGCTGACCTGCTGGGCAGTCTCAACCAACAACGACTAAGTGGGCTTCTGTGTGATGTACTGCTTGTCGCACAAGAAAGAGAATTCCCTGCCCACCGCTCTGTGTTGGCTTCCTGTAGCACCTACTTCCACGAGCTTTTCACCTCAAGTCTGGCCGATCGACAGAAAGTCTATGAGCTAGATTTTGTGCGGCCTGAGACGCTGGCTGCCCTCTTGGACTTTGCCTACACGGCCACACTCACAGTCAGCCGCAACAGTGTGGTTGACATCCTAAGTGCTGCCCGTGTGCTGGAAATCTCACCCGTCCAAGAAGTCTGCACACACCTGCTGGACACCAAAGTGCTCTCCCCGCCG GCGGGCAGTGAGCAAGAAGACGAGGAAGTGGAGGAGCGAGGGAAAAATGGAAAAGAGCAGGGCATCCGGCTGCGTGCCCGGGAGTACCTGGAGTTCTTCCAAAGGGGGGCGCATTGGGGTAGCAGCTGCAGCACGCCAGAGCTCAGGGACCTGCCCGCACACCTGCACTTTAGCCAACGGAATGGCGCTGACAGCAATGGAACGCCCACCGGCCCTGCTGACTACTACTCCCCACTTGCCCATGCCCTAGCGCAGCCACATCGCGATGCTGAACATGAAATCGATGAGGAGCGCCAGAATGGAGCTTTGGCTCTTGCTAGAGGAAAAGGTGCTGAAGCTCTGATGTCCTTTTATGCCCCTACTCAGAATGGACATTTCTACCTCCATCAGGCGGAGCCCAAATCAGAAAGAGAGTTGGATGTAGCGGGTGAACGGGAGCAAGGCTCGGCCACTGCTTTGCTGCAACATATGATGGAGCAGAAAAGGGAACAGGCCATGGCAGGTGGGGGTGAGAAGAACAGGCCGGAGAGTGAAGAGCCGGATGTCGAGTTTTACTTGAAGTACTTTAGTACACAGCAAGAGGAGGTCAACAGTGCCCAAATGTCACCAAGTCTTCTACCACTGTGGCCAACGAGGAGCAGCGGAGGTGGGAACCAAGCAAGTGGAGCAGGTAACAGTGGTGAAAAGAAGATGCGCTCTAAGGCCTACCAGAAGTGCCCCATTTGCGCCAAGGTCATCCAGGGTGCAGGCAAGCTTCCACGCCACATCCGtacacacacaggagaaaagCCCTATGAATGCGCTATCTGCAAAGTGCGATTCACCAG GCAGGACAAGCTAAAGGTTCATATGCGCAAGCATACAGGAGAGAAGCCTTACCTCTGTACCCAGTGTGGTGCAGCCTTCGCCCATAACTACGACTTGAAGAATCACATGCGTGTGCACACAGGCTTACGTCCCTACCAGTGCTCCAGCTGTTTTAAAACCTTTGTGCGCTCAGACCACCTCCACCGTCATCTCAAGAAAGACGGCTGCAACGGCATCCCATCCCGACGTGGCCGAAAACCACGCATACGAGATCCTGAGCTCTTGGAAGGTCCTCTGGAACTCCACGGACCCGACGCGGACATCGAGAGAGGGCAACAGCATCCAGACGGGGACAGCGGAACATCGGTCATGGAGGAAAATCACGGCAGTCGCATGCACAGTCCAGTTCCTGATGGGGAAGGTAGTGAAGATTTGAGCTTGGGACAAAGGGACTCCATAATGACGTAA